Part of the Hippopotamus amphibius kiboko isolate mHipAmp2 chromosome 7, mHipAmp2.hap2, whole genome shotgun sequence genome, AGAGGCAATGAGGGACATTTCGATAGTaaaggaaaaacaggagaaagaaattCAGACATTACAGCAGGAGATAAGGAAAACCCAGGCTGAGACAGCTGAAAAGAAACAGGCCATTCTGATCCAGTTCTTCCAGGATAAAGCATTACTGGCGGCACAACTGAGTGAGCTAGATGCAAGGCAGTTGGGAAAGAGACTAACAAAGGAGCTGAACAGCAAGAACCAGGCCTTGGAGAGGGCAGCAAAACAGTACACTTCCGAGTTCTACAGTAGCATCAACAGACAGCACCAGCAGGTACAGAAGAAACTACCACAGCTAATTCAGAAATGCCAGAAGTTGGAGGCTACTCACAGCCATTTAAAAACGAagaagcagcagctgcagcaggagcAGTGGTACGTGGAGTGCTTAATCCGGGGGAGGCAACAGCTGCAAGAAAGGCGTAATTCGTGCCCAAAAGGACAGGGTGCTCCAAAGACCACACTGAACCCTGCCCTAGGCACCAAATCAAGGATTCATCCGAAGTAATTTCTAAAATAACACCAAGTCAGCAATGGAGCAAGGGTTCTTAGGTGCCACGTAACATAAACCTAGTTAGGAAGGCTTTGGGATCTCAGGTTGCTATGGTTAAAATATCCGTCACGATGTGTTAGTGTGAAGGATTAGGTGCTTTTCTCCAGCAGTACTGCTAGATTATTTGTGGGACTGGCTTCCTTTAAAGTTAGGTTTTTCTTGAATTAGCTCTTGGTAATAAATGGGGTATTCCTCACACCTCCAGATAACCCAGTACCAGATGCCAAAAATCCAGATGTGAAACTATCTCAAGAAAGCCACCTTGTGGAAGTGACAGGAAAACAGTTGTGTGGTTTCACCTACCTAAATTAGGTTTCTttatagaaaaagccccctgaaGAATATCATTTCAGATTGTTATATTCTGCTTTCTGCTCTATAAACAACCAAAGCCCATGTAGCTTCACTTCTTTGGCCATCTTAGCACACAAAGGCAAAGTGTTTTTAAGTGCTTTGTAAAGTTTGTGCTGGTGATCAGGTAGCTGCTTCTCATGATTAAAAAATACCCTAACAGCAAGTGTAATAAGCCTTAGGCAGAATAACCTTCTGTCTGATGCTCAGCCCATACAACTTCAGCTTTGAGTAAACTGTATGAAGGGGAGAGAATATAGAGGGTACGTATATCTAGTCAGTTTTCTGTGAAGAAATACTCTATCCTGGATGTGGTGACTGAATGCTTCCACCTGTTTTAGGAAAATGTATCGAAAGTTTTCATACATTTggagaactttttttaaagagtccTTTGCCGTCTGTTTCCCTAGCAACATCCTTAATTCTGAGATGACAAAGATGACTAATGGTTCCATAGAGTGAGCACTTTAGCTTTAGGTTGCTTGCTGTGTTTTCTTACTGCATAAGCACTTCCTTGTCCTTTTATTTATAAGCACATACTAGTCCTATGCCTTTTATTATTCATATGTACCCTATTTATGCCCCATCAGTAAAACtaggaataatattttaaattagtatAGACTTCTAGAGTAGTTACATTTTTGGTACTTAGGGCATACTGATGGTTAGATCAGGGATTTCTTTGAATGCTGAATCCTGGTACAGAAAAATAGCCTCATATTTTAACGTTGCTCCTTTATTGAAAAAGAGAATCAACTTTATGTTTTCAAGAAATTGTCAGTGATGAAAAATTTCATAATGATTTTCCCagatttcagttttattcatATGTGAAATGAATTCTTGTACAGTTAGATTCAGAAAAGGATTCTGCCTCAATGTGCCTTAACTTCTAGCTTTAACAAATTTTCTGTTAAATGTGTAGTCTtggttcttaaaattttattgaaaataaactcAGATTATAATATACCCAGTGATTTCATCATTGTTCCAATGTAATATACTTTCTACTTATCTCTCTTCTCACTTCTTAACAACTCTTCATGTCTTCTTCATACTAGTGTGCACATAATAAAAATGCAGCTTTAGTACAAAGTAGAACGTTAGGAGGCACACAGGTACCTTAATCTGAATAGTTCAACTCAGTGGAGCTGAAAATAGAGCATGTTTAAAAGCATGGTATCCAAGACACACTGGAAACTGTTCTTTGTTGATGCAAAAACCATAGGAAAATATATAACTAAGGATGATAAGGAGTTGGAAAGCAGAAGGGATGGAAAATCTTATAATTCTGCTGTTAATTCCCCTTCCTGCCAGTGTTATCCCAATGATCTAATTCAGGGGTGAATAATTTTACACCCTGTCTCAGTTTAGTTTGAATTCCTCTCATCCTAGATAATGATTCTGATCTGGTGTACTGATTCTGGCTGTCCCTTTGAGGGTGAGGCCTCTGAGGGCTTGAAGACTTTAAAGGGTGAGTCATCTGATAAAGGCCCTTGGAAACTCCTGTCAGCAAGCCAGCAGCAGGTTGGCCAACTAGGATCTCAGTCTACATTTTGTCTGCTTTCCTATGCTGGAAAGAGGGTGATGCTACAGAAAGTGCATTTAGATGGAAAAGACCCCTGAAGTGAAATTTAAGTTAAGACTTGAATGATAAAATGAAGCCTGCAGCACAAAAATTGGGGAAGAAGACATTCCAGATAGAGAGAACAGGGAATGCAAAGGCCTTAAGATGGGAAGGAGTTTAGTAGGATTAAGGAACAAGAGTCAGTGTGGCTAAGTATAGTTGAATGGCAGAGAACACGGGTGAAGCAGAGGTGGATGAGGCTAAAAAGGTTAATGAGGAGAGCAAGCAGGCCTTCTAGGACAAGGTGAGGGGGATGACTTTCATTCTAAGTGCATTGGGAAATCACTAGGCTTTGAGCAAGTAAATGCAGTCAATTTACAATATAAAAACTCACTACAGCAGTATGTGGAGTGTACCAAGCCAGTGAGGAGAAGGAATCCAGTTAGGAAGCTCTTGAAAAGCCAAAAGGTGATGACTCTTCGGAATAGAATGGCAAACATGGAGGTGAACAGAAAACATGGGGGAGAGCTGATTCTTAATGTGATGGGAAGATGAAGTACAAGTAAAATTCCTAAACTGTTCATTTTGAAGAAGGAGGTGAGcagagtattttttctttcttgtttgtggaactgatttttttttttttggccacgacaTGCGGCTTGTGTGATCttgcttcccagaccagggatggaacccacagcccctacagtggaagcactgggccaccagggaagtgcctgaacagatttttaaaatgaaccatTTTAGACATagcaaaacatacagaaaagtataacaAACTCACTGCTCATTTGAAAAAATGAGAACTTACCATTCACTTGTCCCTCTGGATCCCAGAAGCACTATCTGAATTTGGTGTTTATCATGCCTGTGCATGTTTTCCTGctatcttttattaaaatatacttatagGCACTATATTTATAtagtctatatataaatatatgtacattccTATATATCCATAAACAATAGAGCGttgtttttccatgtttttaaacCTTCCATAAGTGGGACTCGATGtattctgtaacttgcttttcCAAGACTTTATTTTGGAGATGTATTCATGATGATACAAGAAGACCTGGTTCTTCGGATAGTGTTAAAGGGGTAAGGTTAGCTGACTGGAATGGAAAATCCAGCCTGACCTCCATGGTGCTGCAGAGGGGCAGCCCCATCGTCTCAGTTCACATCTGGTGGTGTCTCCCCTCACCTGACACTCCCCTAGTGGTCCCCTAGTTGTCCCCATTGCCTTAAGAAGAAATCCACTACCTCAAGTGACATGCAGAGACCCAGATCCTCTCTCCCAATGACTTACCCACTGGAGTCATATAAAGGTTTTCTGTGACTCTTAGTTGAAGCAATCAGTTCTTCTAAAGAGATGTGAGGGAAAAAGTGCTTTAAAACCTGCTACTAAACAAATGCTAGTttgctttttcttaaagaagaccTGCTTCTTTCAACAGCTGTATAGTATTCCTCAGGATGACTACCACAACGTACCCATTTTCTCCTGATAACAGACAAACAGGTTATACAGGAGAACTAGGCTCACGAAGAAACCCAAGATTATATCATGTCTCAAAGGacatttattttttgctcatAGAATAGTCTCAGATAGATAAATCATCCTGATTGGCAAATAGTCTTTCTTGGGGTGATTCAGGGAATCAACATCTTCCACGTTATGGTCTACCATGCCCTACAGCTGCCTCATCACCTGCATCTAGCCAGAAGAAGGGGAAAGCAAGCATGGAGGTATACTCACTCTCTTAAAAGTCCTGGCATGGAACTGACACACAGCACTTCCACTCACATTCCATTTGAGAGAAGTAAGTTGGCCACCCCATCACTACAGGGGAATTGGGTGGAGGGCTGGGAAGTGTGGTCTAGCCATTTCTCCTATAATCCTATAACTCTGCAAGGTAAAGCCGTTTTGCTGGACAGCCAGTAGTCTCTGGTACAGGATTTTTCCAGTACGTGTTGGATATTAGACTGCAATATAATTCTCGTGTATGTCTACTGAACACCTGAGCAGGAGGAGTTTGTATAGCCCTAGGAGTGAATTACTGAGTCCCAGGGCATATCTTCAATTTTAAGTGATCCTGCCAATCTGTTTTTCAATTGATTGTACCCATGTCCATTCCAAAGTGCAGGGAGTTCACACTGCTCCAGAATCTGGCTAGACCTGATACAGTCCAACGTCAGTAAATATTATTCTAATGAATTggattaaaaaatttataaactcaGTAATATGATTAGGATCAACTCTAGTGAGTCCTGCTGATCCCTGGCTcagataggaaaaataaaaggttcACCTGCGAGGGCCCTGGATGAGACTGGACAAGTTTAATCTCAAACAAATTACAGGCACACATCTGTTATTGGGGGTTTGGGTGTAGATCACCAAAATAAAGTGCAtttcacaataaagcaagtcacatgattttttcagtttcccagtgcatataaaaggtatgtttacactacactatAGTCTAAAGTGTGTAATACCATTATGTCTAAAACAATGTACCTACTTCAGTTAAAATTGATTGTTCCCTGTGAAGGGAAAAGCAATAAAGCAAGGTATGAGTGGATTCATTCGAACCAGTGTATCTCAGAACCTAAAGAACTATTGAGACAACTGTACGTGTTacttcttccaaactcattcCCATCTTTAATCGTCACCTTCCCCCCACACACTGTGTCAGCAAGGAGACAGGTAGCACATCAGAGTCAATGAACAATGGGAAACATCATTCCAACACagagtcatttatttttcttgccattGCCAAACATTCCCCAAGTCTTACTCACCAGAAATTAATAGAGCTTCTCCATTTTCCTCCCTGACAATCCTCATGTAGGGAAAGGGCTTTAAGGGAGCAACTGCCAACGACAATGTTGAGTGGATAGACCATGTCCTTCCCTTGTTTCAAAACTACCCGTTCTAACAGTATCCCAATCAGGTTTCAATGCTCCCGTGTTTGAAAGTGGTCTTCACAAAAGCCCACATTTAAGGCTATATGGAGGAGCACAGAGAACAGAGTTAAAAGTGGTAACAGCCTTTCAGAATTTGAAAAGGCAGTATTGGTCCATATTAGGGTTAAGGGTCTCTGGCTTTTTATGTGGCATAAGCCACAGAAATTGGCAAGAATATAGAAGACCAATATTTatgggaaaggggaagagaatcTAGGATACAACAACAGAGCTGCTCTAACCAATGCTCCAGGGAGAGCTAGCCCCAAAGAGAAACAGCCCAACAGATGCTATCAGGTAGGCATGAGGTTCAGAAAAAGAACTTTACTTTCCAACTCCAGATAAATATCTACACCTGGTGTCAAAGTCTCAGGTTATAAAGAGGACAGAACACAACATCTAAAAAAGAGGGTAGAGGACAATATTCTCAGAAGATTCAAAGGGACAGACTTTGGCTAAAGGGAGATACGAGGACTTAACAGAGTGCAGACTAACAAGTCGGGTCAAGTCCAGGGGAAAAGGAATGTGCACCTTGGCTACCAATCTTCGTGGTAGTACCAGCAATATTAGGGTTCTGTGTCAAACACCAGGAGCAAAAGGGTATTATTTCTCAATCCTCAAAACTGCAGGAGCAAGACAAGCTGCTGGAGGGCACTGGTCATAGCAACAGATGAGGCCTCATACCCAGGAAAGTTGAGGCAGTATTTAGTTTTGCTGCTACTTTCTTCTTTCCAGTCATTTTCTGTGCGGGACACATTCCTCCTAAGGCTGCATTTCACGTCTGTGGGTCTAGTTACTTACTGCCACCTGGGACAAACAAAGCATTTCCTAGGAAAACCTGTGTCCAGAGGGTCTAGCTTTTTTCTTCTAAGTCTATTTTCTCACTTTCAATCCTAAAACCATATTGAGACAACAAACAGCCTCCATAAATTCTGTCACCCAGGCAGATAGGGGAACCTTATTAAAGGAGCGACAATAGTTCTAGGTTCTAGGCTTGTTATATCACAAATACAAAATGATAGATCAGTatgcttttaaaaagttagtttCGAATTGTTTTATAAGATAGATGATGGAGTGACTACGAAATCAATGGAGCTTCCAAGAACATTCTACACCCCAGTATGGAAAGGATAATCAAACAGGTTACTTAGTCTTGTACAGGGCAAGAGGGGCCTATAGTGGGCCTTAACGGGGAGCTCTTTGGGCAAGATAAGAGAAAAACAGGAGGACTCCAATGAGAATAGCAGGAAAATCTACCAAAaaggagatggggggtgggggtggtggagggtcCATGTGAATCAGTAGGGAAAACAGTGAAATTTACACAGGGGGAAGGAGCTGAGAGTGTCACAGCCTTACACAAACAGCTGAAGGAGTAAATTTCTCTTCACTCAGCCCCCGTGACTCAGGCCTCTCCACACAGGTCCCTGTGACCACAGCATCCCATCCACTCTCCCAGGAGTGCTTTCACACTGACTGCCTATTTCTTTCCTCGTTTATGATTCGTCTTTGGGGGCTTGACTTTCTGGAACTGTGTTGGCACTGGCTCCTGCTCTGGTTCTTTACAGGACGTCGACACTAGCAGTTCCTCATGATTCCTCCTCTGATCCTTCCCTACTCTAAGACTCAGCTCTGTCTCAGGAAGCTCAATGCCAGGCTGCTGCCGCCTTCTTAGAGACCTTCGGCTCCTGTGCTGCTGCCTCcgcttttcttcttcttgctgTCGCTGTTTTATCTTCATCAGCTTCTCAAAGCTTTTGGTCGTTGTTGGATTTACAACAAACCAATCCTACAGAGGCAAAATAGAAACATCATCCAGTCAAAATATAGTGCACTAGGAAGCGGTATgcgaagattttttttaaagtcatgatGAGGGCAGGACACAGTAAGGAAGAAACAGATATGAAACTAGAGCTTAGAACTGTGTCTTTTAAACTGGAGAAATTCAGCTTAGAGCAGTCATTACAAGCATGTCCTGAGTAAGACATGATTTTGGGTACCACCGTCAGTCATCTACAAAGTCTCATTACTTAGCACCATCCTACCCATTCCActccttttaaaaatctcctcATGAGATGTAAAGCACTGGGCCATAGgagatttttatttcatgatagtgtagtggttaagagcataaaTTGTGCAGCCAGACTACCTGGgtgcaaatcccagctctgtttcTAGCCATGTGCCCAGTGGaaaattactcaacctctctaagtttaaaaaattaagggcTGGAGGACATGGAATCCAATGAAGAAGTATtcttgcaaaaggaaaaaaacaaaaacaaaacaaaatcaacagaatGTCAATCTAAATCAAGAGATCTGATCAGTCTTCTAGTTCTAACTACTAATTTATAGGAAATAGCTGGGATAGAGAACCACCGCCACAGGAATGCAACCAGCCAAAACCAAAATGTGGGTAAACACAGGTGACAAAATGGCCTGGTTTCTTAAacaacagggggaaaaaaagaaggggaaactTCTAGACCTGCATTACCTGATGAGACAGTCATTAGCCATGTGTGGCTAATAAGCTCTTGAAATGTGCCTAATCCAAACTGAGACATGCTTTCTATGCAAAACACACTACATTTCAAAgacttaatgtaaaaaaaatgtagagtatctcattaataattttgtatTGACTACATGTTAAAACCATAGTATTTTAGAtttattgggttaaataaagtatggtattaaaattaatttcaccagctttctttatacttttaagaTTGGTAGaaaatttgggggacttccctggtggcacagtggttaagaatccacctgccaatgcagaggacatgcgtttgatccctagtctggaaagatcccacatgccatggagcaactaagcccatgcaccacaactactgaagcccgtgcacctacagcccgtgctccaaaaacaagagaaaccaccgcaatgagaagcccgttcactgcaacaaagagtagcccccgctcaccgcaactagagaaagcctgcacacagcaacgaagacctaacgcaggcaaaaataaataaataaaataaataaattttttaaaaaagaaagaaaattttgaattacatatgtggctcacattacaTTTCTATTAGATAGTGCTACTCCAGATTATTAAAATAGacaaatgcagggacttccctggaggtccaatggttaagactccatgctcccagtgcaggaagCACAAGTTCCATCCCTGATTAGGgaggcaagatcccacatgccataccaggcagccaaaaaaagttaattaattaatcaattaattaaaatagacAAATGCAATATATGGACCTTTGTTTTAGATCTTGATTGGAATAAAccaaatctgaaataaaatgatgAGACAGGGAAATGTAAATAATGAGTGGATATATGATGATATTAAAGTTTTTTTAGGTGTGATATTTGTTGcaattatgcatttttaaaagtcctcATATTTTTTGACACACAGATTGAAAGAAGTATTGACAGCTGACATGTGATgtggaatttgctttaaaataagccTTTAAGGGACAAGAAAAGTGGATGTGATTATCAATGAAATAAGATGGGCCATACTCTGAGGAAAGCTGTTCATTACACTACTCTGTCCACTTTCATGTGTTTGAacatttctgttaaaaaagaatgtagcgggtactgatgaactcagtgacaagaacagggaagcagatacagagaatggactggagaactcgaggtctgggagggggcggggggtgaaggggaagctgagacgaggcgagagagtagcagacatatgtatactaccaactgtaggatagatagtcaatgggaagttgttgtataacaaagggagtccaactcgaggatggaagatgccttggaggactggggcagggaggatgggggggactcgagggggggggagtcaaggaagggagggaatacggggatatctgtataaaaacagctgattgaacttggtgtacccccccaaaataaataaataaataaataaaattaaaaaaaaaaaaagaatgtagcaTATGAAAGTGAGACAGAAAGGGAGGAACAGGGTAAACATGTTTACCACCACAAAGAGTTCATAAATACAGGCATAAATTACTGAACAAATGCGTGGGAGCAAGTCCCAAACTAAGTGAAATTTGTTGGTTCCAACTTTTGAGGAACAAACTAGAGAAACAGGTGAACCACACAAAGGCCAGATTCTGTCAGGAGACAATTATCTTTCAAATAATTCCTGAAGCATAAAAAGGTAcagtattacatttaaaaaagaaagggctgTCTTCCTGAAGAAATCTCAGATGTCCGAAGGGATTCCCAAAGCTTCAACCACTAAAGCAACAGGAACCATAGTGGATGCCACTATCTAAAGCCCACATTGCCACAAACTATTATATCCGAGGGCAGAGAACAGCTGCAGGCACTTGCTATTTTTCCTCAACAGGCAACAACATTTTCTGCAGTAAAATATTCCAAGAGAATGCACACTCTCCTCCTTGAGCTTTTGCAATAAGGGTATTTAATTATATAGTAAACAATTTCTCTGTTCACCTAGACTCCTAAAAACTTTCCCCAAGAGAAAACTCTTGAACTTCTGAACTTAAAgcattttcaacataattttttattttttaattctgcaAATTAAACTTTCCAGAAAAGTTACAGTAGTTCAGTGAACACCTACATTGACCACGGttaatctctttccttccttccctctttcctccctccctccctttcttctctgaacCATTTGCAATTTAGTTACACACATGATACTTCATCCCTAAAAGCATCATTATGTATCTGCCTAAGAACAAGGGCATCCCCCTGCATAACTACAATACAATTATCACATTTTGGGATACTAACAATGACACAGTACTATTATTTAGTAGTATAGTTAGTATTCAAATTGCCTCAATTGTTTCAATAACATCTTTTACATTGTTTCTATGCAGTATTTCAACAATATTCAAAACAGGTTGCTCAAAGATTTTGGAATACCAGAAAACAGGAGGATAGACATTGCTGTGAAACAAGAATTCCAAAGGTGTAAACACAGCCTGGCTGCCAAATGCCTGATTTAATTGGATTTAAGATAATTAGAAGAGTCAGGGATGCTCATACCCACAGCAATTTCAAATGCTTTCACAGAAAAATACTATTATCCATCTAACTTTAGGAAGTTTTTTAACTCTTAGGAGTCTGGTAGACTCTTTAGTTTCCTTGACAGTCCTAGCCCATTACAGGCACAAAATCCGCATCCCTTGTGGCATATTCATGGGGTCCACAAGATTATAAAAACACTGTGGGAAAGCAGAAACCTCACCTCAGCGTGGACAGAATTGATGTGATACTTGACACCACTCTCTGACACAAATTCTTTTTGACATAGAAGACATTTGTATTTTCCAGCCACAAAGGTTCCCTattttcaagaaagaaagaaagacaatgaTTGGTAAACTCAGGAACACATACCTGGGCAATGGGTAGGGACTGtcagaaatgaagaggagatactACTTcagcaaagtgaaaagaaaatccaaaacagCAATACAGTTAGGAAAACCAGTTTGGGCATATTATCACCATGACACATCTATCCTAACGCAATTCTATACCAGACACTGACTCCATTGACCCACTCCCCAACACAACCTGAAGTTCCCCTAATTTTATTATGTAACGTCACATTTTTCTACCTTCCCTTATGTCTTCCACGTCACTTCCAGGTTCTCTTGGTTCCTACCCCCAAATGACCAAACTCCTTAAGTTCAATGAGGCACCAACATGCAATTCTTCCCACTAGAATCAATTTACTGCTGCAAAGAGTGCCTTGCGAATCCAGAATTAGAAGAGTACCCTCCATAAGACCTATCTGAATAACTGAGAAACTAGGATCAAGACGACAAATTCCTAAGCATTCCGGGACAGATCTGGTTTGGATGCCTACAACTCCCTTGTTGCCTTGAACTGAGACTTCTCTCCCCTCCTGAAGCTTCGGGTTTCCATAGTGCTCATTTTGTGTGAGGAGATACTTCTGAATGGGAATGGAAAGTGGCAGCAATCCCCATAGCTGGTGGGTTGTAGGGCACCTGGATCAACATGGAAAAGATTCAGTGAGGTGAATGGCTGTTAGTCTGACACCAAGGGATCGTACCTCCCAGCCCCAGAAGCCAGAATAGTTCAGATGGGTTTGAGGATCTTCACCAATCCAGGTAAGCACAGGTAAGTTGATTCTAGGAAGTTGAAGGCCCAATAAGACAGGGCAGGCCCAGTACGGTAGAGGCTCAGAAGATGTTAAATCCCTGGTAGGGACTCAGAACTAtgtttttctccaaattttttcATTGATATGACTTCTGGCTATTCTGGCCTATTCTGCATCTTAGATAAACCCTGGCATCCCACCCAATAACAGACCAAGGATCTCTGAGacgaaaaaaaaattaaaccagcCTTTGAAGATATCAGCAAACAGGACAACTAGCTGTTCACCAAATCTGAATTCTCTTCCATGCCAGACTATTTTAGAGGTCACGTTAAGATAAATAGTTCAGAACATTACAAACCAATGTACAAGAGCCCAGGTGAGCTTTAAGGCCAGATACACTACTGtagacagcctcacaaccctgaaaaagagaagaagaaatcatGTGAAGACTACACCAAACAGCATCCTTTTCTTAGCAATCTAGCCATTTACACTAATCCACTCTAccctcagaggagggaggggggaagcaaCCCAATGAATTGTACCACAAATGACACAGAAAAATATGCAAACCAAAGAGCAGAAGAAACTCAAGGACAGGTAAAAGAAAGAGGTACATAAGTTGCTTAAAAAAGCTTAAAACACTCCATTTCCTGGTACTTTTCTgatacttagaaaaatacaaaaaaatgtatgCTCAGATTTTTCCAAAAACCAGCTTTCTTTTGTGCAAATGTCTCTCTTATTACTTGTACATCTACTCCTCCCCAAAGTAGTGCATGTACAGCTGTAGTAGATTAATGATAGCTGGAAATTCTCTGCCACTCTTCCCATCAAGAAGTGAGTCATTTATTCTCCCTTTGAAACTAGGTAAGTCCTGTGATTCTTCTGACCAACAGAATGCTATGGAAATGATGCTGAACAAATTCTGAAGCTAGGCCTAAGAGATCTGAGCTTTTGCTTCTATGTTCTTGGAATACTCTTAGAATTCTGTCATCATGTGCTCTGCTAGTAAGCCAACTACCACGCAAGAGAGAGAGGCCATATGGACAGCCAATCTCCCAGCTGAAGTAGCTGCTTAGAAGCCACCTGACATTCAGGCCCCATCAGAGAGTCCAGCAGAATGCAACCAATGAATGATTCCAGCTGATGCCATGTACAACTGCCCTCTGAGCCGTGACAGAACTGCTGATTTACAGAATTGTTAACAAATAAAGTAACTGATGTTTTAAACCTCTAAGGTTCAGGTGCTTTGTCGAAAAGGAATAAATAACTGAAACAAGAGCAGGTGCTTGATCAACAtttagtgaataaataaatgagaaagaaccACCTGGTTAGGACACTGAATTCGATGATACTTCTTGATATCTGACTTCCACTTATGTAGTACTTCCTGGCTGAAGGTTGGTAGCCCAGGGCGAGTATATTTTAACTACAAGACAAGAAACATTTTATTGGAGGAATCCAACTTTCAACCAAAATACCCCCAAAGTAACAGAATTACATAACTCTTCAGAATTAGATAACTCTTCATATAATTCTAGAGTTGCATAAGTATATTTTCATACACAAAAAATGGTAACATGTAAGATCCTTTAAAGTTCCTGAAACACATAAGTATAATTGCCTATTGTTTTGTCTTAAAATAGTTTGATTTTTAACAGATGACAGGAGACTTTCAGATATAACACTTCAtctaaagttggaaaaaaaactaGCGACAGAGCATTATACAGTTAAAATATTTGtgacaaaagagagaaagcagtaCAAATCTGCCCTCTCTCTCtataatatacacataatatgtatacattataCTCAAGgaacatatattacatattcaacacaaatatatgtatatgggtCAAAGGCTATaaatcaaaatgttaacagtagtaTTCTCTGGGTGCTAGAATTTTGAgcggttttcatttttttcctgcttatctGCATTTATCATTTTTCGTCAATAACATCAtgttaatttttgatattttaaaaattctaacacAA contains:
- the CCDC121 gene encoding coiled-coil domain-containing protein 121 isoform X2; amino-acid sequence: MKLDKEIKETQSRLEPLVEETRQLLAEKERVEEENQFFLEYLTKQTEESRQRTEKMWNYCLQQSGEIEQRRKELTSKYAKKNSALKTELLQKEKILSDLNKQLEAMRDISIVKEKQEKEIQTLQQEIRKTQAETAEKKQAILIQFFQDKALLAAQLSELDARQLGKRLTKELNSKNQALERAAKQYTSEFYSSINRQHQQVQKKLPQLIQKCQKLEATHSHLKTKKQQLQQEQWYVECLIRGRQQLQERRNSCPKGQGAPKTTLNPALGTKSRIHPK